One Athene noctua chromosome 32, bAthNoc1.hap1.1, whole genome shotgun sequence genomic region harbors:
- the LOC141972302 gene encoding maestro heat-like repeat-containing protein family member 7, whose product MVLTGLNTLSKTPEMARKLAVLLPDILETLTDANANVKTKALVLFISVMGHMEREEANLISLSLAEKLLPLFDDECSRVRELSIRLFQDMMKTVVGRNKKKMLKTVQSVLLPLLLHTNEEIESVAKASRDTLHASAKFLGLRRLSSVAKTGQTPLIGECLITHRRSRVEEYLLQSLPYLKDPQATVREEAVRFIGLAARRQSILSQERLWHICDALLPLGKDTELSIRSLAAKTISVLTIEQSPTSRWSLRSLCCWL is encoded by the exons atggtgctcacgggcctcaacACGCTGTCGAAAACACCTGAAATg gccagaaaactcgcGGTGCTGCTCCCCGACATcctggagaccctgacagatgcCAATGCCAATGTCAAGACGAAGGCCCTGGTGTTGTTCATCAGCGTGATGGGTcacatggagagggaagaggccaacctcatctccctgagcctggcggagaagctcctgcccctcttcgatgat gagtgcagccgcgtgcgggagctctccatccgcctcttccaAGACATGATGAAGACcgtggtggggagaaacaagaaaaaaatgttgaagacagtgcagagtgtgctgctcccactgttacTGCACACCAACGAGGAgatcgagagcgtggccaag gcttcccgggacaccctccaCGCTTCTGCCAAGTTCCTGGGCCtgaggaggctcagctctgtggccaagacagggcagacacccctgatcggagagtgcttg ataacgcacaggaggagcagggtggaggagtatctgctccagagcctgccctacctgaaggaccctcaggccaccgtgcgggaggaggccgtcaggttcatcg gtcttgctgcgcggcgccagagcatcctcagccaggagaggctgtggcacatCTGCGATG cgctcctgcccttggggaaagacaCTGAACTCtccatcaggtccctggcagccaAGACCATCTCGGTCCTGACCATAGAGCAGAGTCCGACATcgagatggagcctgcggtcgctgtgctgctggctctga
- the LOC141972304 gene encoding uncharacterized protein LOC141972304: protein MAVVSPTPPCFRVDETLPEEIPEEAGWDSEGAWLLSLLDCSDMGTVFGEYFRPSQKTDVLLVGIEALTADDAHDRQMGGDIVDMAMTDPVSWLTDVPEILRHIHRNVEHIHTEPARRSLHSLLLLLTEWSPREVVRSLLGISPMSDRAAVAMWEVLVSVPWALRRVMSELLGVLQDWRLSRVFSSATEDACIYPLAVTPGLR, encoded by the exons ATGGCCGTTGTCTCACCGACTCCTCCGTGTTTCCGTGTAGACGAgacgctgccagaggagattccagagGAAGCGGGATGGGATTCTGAGGGCGCctggttgctttctttacttgactGCAGCGACATGGGAAcg gtgtttggcgaatacttcCGGCCTTCGCAGAAgacggacgttctcctcgtgggcatcgaggccttgacggcagacgatgcgcacgacaggcagatgggcggtgacatcgtggacatggccatgacagaccccgtgtcctggctgacggat gtgccagaaatcctgagacacatccacagaaatgtggagcacatccacacggagccagcccggcgcagcctgcactcgctgctgctgctgctgacggagtggagccccagggaggtggtcaggagcctgttGGGCATCTCTCCAATgagtgacag ggcggccgtggccatgtgggaggtgctggtctccgtgccctgggctctgcggagagtcatgtcggagctgctcggcgtgctgcaggactggcggctgagcagggtgttcagctctgccacggaggacgcctgcatctaccccttggctgtga ctcctggcctGCGCTAA